A genomic region of Micromonospora sp. NBC_01796 contains the following coding sequences:
- a CDS encoding DUF6158 family protein codes for MMTDSARGAQFGVPGSPDDSPEQRVGEWDGDHAAHRATVPADFVVDTVDLGIDPAELGDEDLIRELHSLHRTRLDTLRHAADTALANHLRRTAELETEYLSRHPGREVDPARLRNGD; via the coding sequence ATAATGACCGATTCAGCACGTGGTGCCCAGTTCGGGGTGCCCGGATCCCCGGACGACAGTCCCGAGCAACGGGTCGGGGAGTGGGACGGCGACCACGCCGCCCACCGGGCGACGGTCCCCGCCGACTTTGTCGTCGACACCGTCGACCTCGGTATCGACCCGGCCGAACTCGGTGACGAGGACCTGATCCGGGAGCTGCACAGCCTGCACCGGACCCGGCTGGACACGCTCCGGCACGCCGCCGACACGGCACTCGCGAACCATCTGCGCCGTACCGCCGAGCTGGAGACCGAGTACCTCAGCCGGCATCCCGGCCGCGAGGTCGACCCGGCCCGGCTCCGGAACGGCGACTGA